Proteins encoded together in one Musa acuminata AAA Group cultivar baxijiao chromosome BXJ3-6, Cavendish_Baxijiao_AAA, whole genome shotgun sequence window:
- the LOC135640779 gene encoding polygalacturonase inhibitor 1-like, with amino-acid sequence MSSPALSFPFFLLLISSSTLLVASMDCNKGDREALLKIKEGLGNPPQLSTWIPATNCCAWDNLYCDDTGRVYNVYIYNADVTAALPVAFGDLSALQSLSLQDMPGLTGPIPRSFAKLSQLYLLSISNTSITGPVPDFLTSTNLSALTLPSNKLSGPIPPALSRLPYLRYVDLSHNMLSGPIPQGLLHGEYQFLILSNNRLTGAIPSSYGKGDVNTIDLGHNRLTGYPSFLFDRTRPTVKLDLSWNELAFDITKAALPWHLEYLDLSHNRIRGGVPKSLKDLYKLLVLNLTYNELCGEIPTGRAMAYHGAECYLHNKCLCGTPLPPCRH; translated from the coding sequence atGTCTTCCCCGGCTCTCTCCTTTccattcttcctcctcctcatatCCTCCTCCACGCTTCTGGTTGCGTCCATGGACTGTAATAAGGGCGACCGTGAAGCCCTCCTTAAGATCAAGGAGGGCCTCGGCAACCCTCCCCAGCTCTCGACGTGGATCCCCGCCACCAACTGCTGCGCGTGGGATAACCTCTACTGCGACGACACCGGCCGCGTGTACAATGTCTACATCTACAATGCCGATGTCACCGCTGCACTCCCCGTGGCCTTCGGCGACCTCTCCGCCCTCCAGAGCCTCTCCCTGCAGGACATGCCGGGGCTCACCGGCCCCATCCCTCGCTCCTTCGCCAAACTCTCACAACTCTACCTCCTATCGATCTCCAACACCTCCATCACCGGTCCCGTCCCGGACTTCCTCACGAGTACTAACCTCAGCGCCCTCACCCTCCCCAGCAACAAGCTCTCCGGACCCATCCCACCCGCGCTGAGCCGCCTCCCTTACCTCCGCTACGTGGACCTCAGCCACAACATGCTCTCCGGTCCGATACCGCAGGGGCTGCTGCACGGAGAGTACCAGTTCCTGATACTCTCCAACAACCGGCTGACGGGGGCGATCCCCAGCTCCTACGGCAAAGGAGACGTGAACACCATCGACCTGGGGCACAACCGGCTCACCGGCTACCCGTCGTTCCTGTTCGACAGAACGAGGCCGACGGTCAAGCTCGACCTGTCGTGGAACGAGCTGGCGTTCGACATCACCAAGGCGGCGCTGCCATGGCACCTGGAGTACCTGGATCTAAGCCACAACCGGATCAGGGGCGGGGTCCCCAAGTCTCTCAAGGACCTGTACAAGCTTCTGGTGCTCAACCTCACCTACAACGAACTCTGCGGGGAGATCCCGACGGGGCGAGCGATGGCATATCACGGCGCCGAGTGCTATCTCCATAACAAGTGCCTCTGCGGGACACCACTCCCACCCTGCCGCCACTGA